From Corvus moneduloides isolate bCorMon1 chromosome 4, bCorMon1.pri, whole genome shotgun sequence, one genomic window encodes:
- the SNRPF gene encoding LOW QUALITY PROTEIN: small nuclear ribonucleoprotein F (The sequence of the model RefSeq protein was modified relative to this genomic sequence to represent the inferred CDS: deleted 1 base in 1 codon): protein MGSAVRVRGQSGGAAPPELKAGAELLPVASRCPAARTRGSRWACASPAMSLPLNPKPFLNGLTGKPVMVKLKWGMEYKGYLVSVDGYMNMQLANTEEYIDGALSGHLGEVLIRCNNVLYIRGVEEEEEDGEMRE from the exons ATGGGGAGCGCGGTGCGCGTGAGAGGTCAGAGCGGGGGGGCGGCGCCCCCGGAACTGAAAGCCGGAGCGGAGCTGCTTCCCGTTGCCTCACGTTGTCCCGCGGCGCGCACGAGGGGTTCCCGC TGGGCCTGCGCTTCTCCCGCCATG AGCCTGCCCCTCAATCCCAAGCCGTTCCTGAACGGGCTGACGGGGAAGCCGGTGATGGTGAAGCTGAAGTGGGGGATGGAGTACAAGGGCTACCTCGTCTCCGTGGACGGCTACATGAACATGCAG ctTGCAAACACAGAGGAGTACATAGACGGTGCATTGTCTGGACACCTGGGTGAAGTTTTGATAAG GTGCAATAATGTTTTGTACATCAGAGGtgtggaagaagaggaagaagatggaGAAATGAGAGAATAG